From Chromatiales bacterium, one genomic window encodes:
- the murJ gene encoding murein biosynthesis integral membrane protein MurJ, which produces MSISSSTSAEPGKPASSGRQQPSGRKLLRSTGTVGGFTLLSRILGLVRDVVFAKLFGAASLMDAFFVAFRIPNIFRRFFAEGSFSQAFVPVFAEYDEKGDHSAVQELVDRTAGTLGVILFGITALAVIAAPVFIALFAPGFVTESGAADTDRYALSVDMLRWTFPYLLFISFTALAGGILNTYQRFTAAAFSPILLNVVLIGFAAYVSPLYARPGMALAVGVFTAGVVQLVCMLPSLMRVRLMPRPKLGFGHPGVRKILRLMLPGLFGSSVAQISILLDTLIASLLATGSISWLYYSDRLMEFPLGVFGIALATVMLPNLSRQHANGAAADFGRALDWAMRLVVLIVTPATVGLMLLAGPLLATLFYGGRFGAGDVEMATWSLVPFAAGLIGFTMVKVLAPGYFARQITTTPVRIGLIALGLNMILNVVIVGPWVLMGWPAPHAGLAAATSLCSFINSGLLYRGLRREGVISPAPGWGRFLLRVAVAVGVLVVVLVQAVPPTSAWIEADFWTRCLWLAAAVTGGGCTYFAALFAVGFRIGDMRMQSAARPL; this is translated from the coding sequence ATGAGCATATCGTCGAGCACATCTGCTGAACCTGGAAAGCCCGCGTCGAGCGGCCGGCAGCAACCGAGCGGCAGAAAGTTGCTGCGGTCGACCGGCACCGTCGGCGGATTCACGCTGCTGTCCCGGATTCTCGGCCTGGTGCGCGATGTGGTCTTTGCCAAGCTGTTCGGCGCTGCCAGCCTGATGGACGCATTCTTCGTTGCATTCCGAATCCCGAACATATTCCGCCGCTTCTTTGCCGAGGGCTCGTTTTCCCAGGCCTTCGTGCCAGTGTTTGCCGAATACGATGAGAAAGGCGACCACAGCGCTGTTCAGGAACTGGTCGATCGGACCGCCGGTACGCTGGGCGTCATCCTGTTCGGGATCACCGCGCTGGCCGTGATTGCGGCTCCGGTCTTCATCGCATTGTTTGCGCCCGGTTTTGTCACGGAAAGCGGCGCAGCTGATACGGATCGGTATGCGCTGTCCGTGGACATGCTGCGCTGGACCTTTCCCTATCTGCTGTTTATCTCGTTCACGGCGCTGGCCGGCGGAATCCTGAATACCTATCAGCGCTTCACCGCAGCGGCCTTTTCCCCGATTCTGCTCAACGTGGTCCTGATCGGCTTCGCTGCTTACGTGTCGCCACTCTACGCACGACCCGGCATGGCGCTGGCGGTGGGTGTGTTTACGGCGGGCGTGGTGCAGCTGGTATGCATGCTGCCCTCCCTGATGCGCGTCCGGCTCATGCCGCGCCCGAAACTGGGGTTCGGGCACCCCGGGGTGCGCAAGATCCTGCGGCTCATGTTGCCGGGTCTGTTTGGTTCATCGGTGGCCCAGATCAGTATCCTGCTCGATACGCTGATTGCCTCACTGCTGGCCACCGGCAGTATCAGCTGGCTCTACTACTCGGACCGGCTGATGGAGTTTCCACTCGGCGTATTCGGCATCGCGCTCGCGACCGTGATGCTGCCCAACCTGTCCCGGCAGCACGCCAACGGGGCCGCCGCGGATTTCGGCCGGGCGCTCGACTGGGCCATGCGTCTCGTGGTGTTGATTGTTACGCCGGCGACCGTCGGCCTGATGCTGCTGGCCGGGCCGCTGCTTGCCACGCTGTTTTATGGGGGCCGCTTCGGGGCCGGCGACGTCGAGATGGCGACCTGGAGCCTGGTTCCCTTTGCAGCAGGTCTCATCGGTTTCACCATGGTGAAGGTCCTGGCACCGGGCTATTTTGCCCGTCAGATCACGACCACGCCGGTACGCATCGGTTTGATCGCACTCGGTCTCAACATGATCCTGAATGTCGTGATCGTGGGGCCGTGGGTGCTGATGGGCTGGCCTGCGCCCCATGCAGGTCTGGCTGCGGCGACGTCGCTTTGTTCCTTTATCAACTCGGGTCTGCTGTATCGCGGACTGCGGCGCGAGGGGGTCATCAGTCCGGCGCCGGGATGGGGCCGGTTTCTGCTGCGGGTAGCCGTCGCGGTCGGGGTGCTGGTGGTCGTGCTCGTCCAGGCCGTTCCGCCGACCAGTGCCTGGATCGAGGCGGACTTCTGGACGCGCTGCCTGTGGCTGGCGGCTGCCGTCACGGGTGGCGGATGCACATACTTCGCTGCGCTGTTCGCGGTGGGATTCCGCATCGGGGACATGCGCATGCAAAGCGCAGCCCGGCCCTTATAA
- a CDS encoding S1/P1 nuclease: MPAMVCRVHIAASVILSIASVLLLVQGALAFGPAGHRIVGDIADAYLCPGTRRELVPLLGTMSLAEAGVWPDQLRSRPEWAHSKPWHYINVADGGSVAAAARASDDNVLAVLARFEVELRDRRLPVERRSIALRFIAHLVADIHQPLHVGRAEDRGGNDIEVIVRGKATNLHAVWDGLALSAADRQRPADYARRLGPIDTAELRRWQVAEPLFWAEESMALRPVIYAFGREFTPSVLSQTYLNSVRTTLDRRLAQAGVRLAARLNAVFDCRTR; the protein is encoded by the coding sequence ATGCCCGCGATGGTCTGCCGTGTACACATTGCCGCCTCAGTAATTCTAAGTATTGCCAGCGTCCTGTTGCTGGTACAGGGGGCGCTGGCTTTCGGGCCCGCGGGGCACCGCATCGTGGGCGATATCGCCGATGCATACCTGTGCCCGGGCACCCGCCGGGAACTGGTACCGCTGCTCGGCACGATGAGTCTGGCTGAGGCCGGCGTCTGGCCGGACCAGCTGCGCTCCCGTCCCGAATGGGCGCACAGCAAGCCCTGGCACTACATCAATGTTGCCGATGGCGGGTCTGTAGCGGCTGCAGCCCGGGCCTCGGACGACAACGTACTGGCGGTGCTGGCGCGCTTTGAGGTGGAACTGCGTGACCGGCGGCTGCCCGTTGAGCGGCGCTCGATTGCGCTGCGGTTCATCGCCCATCTGGTCGCGGATATCCATCAGCCCCTGCACGTGGGACGAGCGGAGGACCGGGGCGGCAACGATATCGAAGTGATCGTGCGCGGCAAGGCCACGAATCTGCATGCGGTCTGGGACGGATTGGCCCTGTCTGCTGCGGACCGGCAACGCCCGGCCGATTATGCCCGCCGGCTCGGGCCGATCGATACCGCAGAGCTGCGGCGCTGGCAGGTGGCCGAGCCGCTGTTCTGGGCAGAGGAATCCATGGCGCTGCGCCCGGTCATCTATGCCTTTGGCCGGGAATTCACCCCGTCTGTCCTCAGTCAGACCTATCTGAATTCGGTCCGAACCACGCTGGATCGGCGTCTGGCGCAGGCCGGGGTCAGGCTCGCGGCGCGTCTGAATGCAGTATTTGATTGCCGTACCCGTTGA
- a CDS encoding TetR/AcrR family transcriptional regulator: MNTPIKRQATVRKPRRRERINSAKVLERRGQTWEKLVATAGQLMAEKGPARVSVQQILLGAGISRGSFYGYCANKTDLLVAIIEPVFTEGCTAMTALLDEAPKAVVPGIIAMYADLWHRRRHALMLIPGVDTATFSRMRNAHQAYTTAMKQALDHAAKGEQLRNRSAMYTFRVLTRTAVPLLRVYQDHPDGERLYRESMLALLMD, from the coding sequence ATGAACACACCGATCAAACGACAGGCAACCGTGCGCAAGCCGCGTCGACGCGAGCGCATCAACAGCGCAAAGGTACTGGAGCGCCGTGGCCAGACATGGGAGAAACTGGTTGCCACCGCCGGCCAACTGATGGCCGAAAAGGGCCCTGCCCGCGTCAGTGTCCAGCAGATACTGCTAGGTGCCGGGATCTCACGCGGTTCTTTTTATGGTTATTGCGCAAACAAGACTGACTTGCTCGTAGCCATCATCGAACCGGTATTCACGGAGGGTTGCACGGCGATGACTGCTCTGCTTGATGAAGCGCCAAAGGCCGTTGTCCCCGGCATTATCGCAATGTACGCCGACCTCTGGCATCGGCGCCGGCATGCCCTGATGCTGATTCCCGGCGTGGATACCGCGACATTCTCACGTATGCGCAACGCACACCAGGCATATACAACCGCAATGAAACAGGCTCTGGACCACGCGGCAAAGGGCGAGCAACTGCGCAACAGAAGCGCTATGTACACTTTCCGTGTGCTGACACGTACAGCAGTACCTCTACTGCGTGTATACCAGGATCATCCTGACGGCGAACGGCTGTATCGCGAGTCAATGCTCGCACTCCTGATGGACTGA
- the rplU gene encoding 50S ribosomal protein L21, which yields MYAVFKTGGKQYRASQGDRLKVEKLEASAGDTVEFSDVLMVGEGAQVQIGKPSIDGARVTAKVVAQDRTGKISVIKFKRRTTYKRMKTHRQDFTLVEITAIAGGAG from the coding sequence ATGTACGCTGTTTTCAAGACGGGCGGCAAGCAGTACCGTGCGAGCCAGGGCGATCGCCTCAAGGTAGAGAAGCTGGAGGCCAGCGCTGGCGATACGGTCGAGTTCAGCGATGTGCTGATGGTTGGCGAGGGTGCGCAGGTCCAGATAGGCAAGCCGAGCATCGACGGCGCACGGGTCACCGCCAAGGTGGTTGCCCAGGACCGTACCGGCAAGATCAGCGTCATCAAGTTCAAGCGGCGTACCACCTACAAGCGCATGAAGACCCACCGGCAGGATTTCACGCTGGTGGAGATCACGGCAATTGCGGGCGGCGCGGGCTGA
- the obgE gene encoding GTPase ObgE, which translates to MKFVDEASISVIAGNGGRGCVSFRREKFIPRGGPDGGDGGDGGSVWFVASRGLNTLADFRFNRRFAAENGEPGSGSQCTGRGGASLYIPVPAGTRIIEADTGELLGDLTQEGQQLMVAAGGKGGRGNQHFKSSVNRAPRQSGPGTPGERRTLHLELTLLADVGLLGKPNAGKSTLLRAVSAARPRVADYPFTTLHPGLGVVSVGPLRSFVMADIPGLIEGAAEGAGLGTRFLRHLGRTRLLVHLVDAAPFDGSNPAHDARAVVAELESFSPALAARERWLVLNKTDLLDEAGVSAAEQTICAALGHTERVYRISALTGAGTARLAADLMTRLEQMAAEVAEPEVSSSSTPSS; encoded by the coding sequence ATGAAGTTCGTGGATGAAGCCAGCATCAGTGTCATCGCCGGCAACGGCGGGCGCGGCTGTGTCAGTTTCCGGCGCGAGAAGTTCATTCCGCGCGGCGGCCCGGACGGCGGTGATGGTGGCGACGGCGGGAGCGTCTGGTTTGTCGCCAGTCGCGGGCTCAATACGCTGGCCGATTTCCGTTTCAACCGGCGCTTTGCTGCGGAGAACGGCGAGCCGGGCTCGGGCAGTCAGTGCACCGGGCGTGGCGGGGCATCACTGTACATTCCGGTGCCGGCCGGTACCCGCATCATCGAAGCAGATACCGGCGAGCTGTTGGGTGACCTGACGCAGGAAGGGCAGCAGCTGATGGTGGCAGCCGGCGGCAAGGGTGGTCGCGGCAATCAGCATTTCAAGAGCAGCGTCAACCGGGCGCCGCGGCAATCCGGGCCGGGCACGCCGGGCGAGCGACGCACGCTGCACCTGGAACTGACCCTGCTTGCGGATGTGGGGCTGCTCGGCAAACCCAATGCCGGCAAGTCGACCCTGCTGCGCGCGGTTTCGGCGGCCCGGCCACGGGTTGCCGACTATCCCTTCACGACGCTGCATCCGGGCCTCGGCGTGGTGTCGGTGGGTCCGCTACGCAGTTTTGTGATGGCGGATATCCCCGGGCTGATCGAGGGTGCCGCTGAGGGTGCCGGTCTGGGTACTCGCTTCCTGCGCCATCTGGGCCGCACCCGATTGCTGGTCCATCTCGTCGACGCGGCGCCCTTTGATGGCAGTAATCCGGCACATGATGCCCGCGCGGTGGTTGCCGAGCTGGAAAGCTTTAGTCCGGCTCTCGCGGCACGGGAACGCTGGCTGGTGCTCAACAAGACCGATTTGCTCGATGAAGCCGGTGTCAGCGCCGCCGAGCAGACCATCTGTGCCGCGCTGGGACATACAGAAAGGGTTTACCGTATCAGTGCGCTGACCGGTGCGGGTACGGCCAGGCTGGCCGCAGATCTGATGACGAGGCTGGAGCAGATGGCCGCGGAAGTTGCCGAGCCGGAGGTCAGCTCTTCTTCGACACCTTCTTCTTAG
- the rpsT gene encoding 30S ribosomal protein S20 yields MANTKSAAKRAKQAEQRRQHNVALRSRMRTTIKKVTHALDSGSVDEAVAAFKASAASLDSMVNKGLTHRNKAARHKSRLNKAIKKLAAAAPGTPVAAKKAATKKSSRKKATKKKVSKKS; encoded by the coding sequence GTGGCCAATACCAAGTCAGCAGCGAAACGAGCCAAACAGGCCGAGCAGCGCCGTCAGCACAACGTGGCTCTGCGTTCCCGGATGCGGACCACAATCAAGAAGGTAACGCACGCGCTGGATAGCGGCTCAGTCGATGAAGCTGTTGCGGCCTTCAAAGCCAGCGCAGCCTCGCTCGACAGCATGGTCAACAAGGGCCTGACCCACCGCAACAAGGCTGCTCGCCACAAGAGCCGCCTGAACAAGGCCATCAAGAAGCTGGCCGCCGCCGCCCCTGGCACGCCAGTCGCTGCAAAGAAGGCTGCAACGAAGAAGTCTTCCAGGAAAAAGGCAACTAAGAAGAAGGTGTCGAAGAAGAGCTGA
- the rpmA gene encoding 50S ribosomal protein L27, with amino-acid sequence MAHKKAGGSTRNGRDSESKRLGLKKFGGEQVIAGNILVRQRGTEYHPGKNVGLGRDHTLFAKANGVVNFEVKGASSRRVVNVIPAVNA; translated from the coding sequence ATGGCACACAAGAAAGCAGGCGGCAGTACCCGGAACGGACGCGACTCCGAGTCAAAGCGCCTGGGCCTCAAGAAGTTTGGCGGCGAACAGGTCATCGCCGGAAATATCCTGGTTCGCCAGCGCGGTACGGAGTACCACCCGGGCAAGAACGTTGGCCTCGGACGCGACCACACGCTGTTCGCCAAGGCGAACGGGGTCGTCAATTTCGAGGTCAAGGGTGCCTCCAGTCGTCGCGTTGTGAATGTCATTCCGGCCGTCAACGCCTGA
- the ispB gene encoding octaprenyl diphosphate synthase, with the protein MHLVQPEYSRFDLEAVRALVADDWPAVDREITQRLSSDVALVNSVAHYIIGSGGKRLRPLITLLSARACGYHGDRHITTAAIIEFIHTATLLHDDVVDASDLRRGQDTANSVFGNEASVLVGDFLYSRAFQMMVQVGQMRIMDVLADATNTIAEGEVLQLMNCNDPDTTEQRYMDVIYRKTARLFEAGAQIGAILAAQTRAVEDAFVEYGRQLGLAFQLVDDALDYDAVPGELGKKIGDDLAEGKPTLPLIFALLRGSPRQQLMIRRAIENGGLEEINAIQAAIQSTGALAYTVAKARECANKAQLALERVPDSIFRTALIDLAEFAVERRY; encoded by the coding sequence ATGCATCTAGTCCAACCTGAATACTCCCGCTTCGACCTGGAAGCAGTACGCGCCCTTGTGGCCGATGACTGGCCGGCGGTCGACCGGGAGATCACCCAGCGTCTGAGCAGCGATGTTGCACTGGTCAACAGTGTGGCCCACTACATTATCGGCAGCGGCGGCAAGCGCCTGCGCCCCCTGATCACCCTGCTCTCCGCCCGGGCCTGCGGCTACCACGGCGACAGGCACATCACGACCGCCGCGATCATCGAATTCATCCACACCGCAACCCTGCTGCACGACGACGTTGTCGATGCCTCGGACCTGCGGCGCGGCCAGGATACGGCCAACAGCGTGTTCGGTAATGAAGCCAGCGTCCTGGTCGGTGACTTCCTGTACTCACGGGCTTTCCAGATGATGGTGCAGGTCGGCCAGATGCGCATCATGGATGTGCTGGCCGACGCCACCAATACCATTGCCGAAGGTGAAGTCCTGCAGCTCATGAACTGCAATGACCCCGACACCACCGAACAGCGTTATATGGATGTGATTTACCGCAAGACTGCCCGGCTGTTTGAAGCCGGTGCGCAGATCGGGGCCATCCTTGCCGCACAAACGCGCGCCGTCGAGGACGCCTTTGTCGAATACGGGCGGCAACTCGGTCTGGCTTTCCAGCTGGTCGATGATGCACTGGACTACGATGCGGTCCCCGGTGAGCTCGGCAAGAAAATCGGCGACGATCTTGCCGAAGGCAAACCCACCCTCCCCCTCATTTTTGCGCTGCTGCGCGGATCGCCACGCCAGCAGCTGATGATCCGCCGGGCCATCGAAAATGGCGGACTTGAGGAAATCAACGCAATTCAGGCTGCGATCCAGTCCACCGGTGCGCTGGCCTACACGGTAGCCAAGGCGCGTGAGTGCGCCAACAAGGCGCAGCTGGCGCTGGAACGGGTACCGGATTCGATCTTCAGGACCGCCCTCATCGACCTGGCCGAGTTTGCCGTCGAGCGGCGTTACTGA